A portion of the Acidobacteriaceae bacterium genome contains these proteins:
- a CDS encoding efflux RND transporter periplasmic adaptor subunit, with the protein MPDAHNTPTHQQPTVTDPGHLLPAHATEDTPRHGGSGRLWIVLLIILLVIGVIFWRIHSNNAATKKEAAKAEAAANRPTPVQTVPVQFKTVPVFLSALGTVTAYNTVTLNSRVDGQLLQVNFREGQTVKKGQLLLQIDPRPYQATLDQAIGTLAKDEANLKYAQAEAQRYSALYQAGVVSKESQQTQVSTAGQAEGTVKADRAAIESARVNLGYTRIYSPIDGVVGLRQVDPGNLVLASSTTGLVVITQIHPIAVVFTLPEDQLSLVQKAMKGGNKLVVEAYDRADSHKIAAGTLLTIDNQIDTTTGTAKLKAIFDNKDSELFANQFVNVRLILNERQNATVIPTAAIESGTKGDYIFVVNSGPTPQDKLQNQPSASAAKAAGTTETAKDDGAAKYHADQVLVHVDFVIGTQSILSSGVLQQGQQVVIDGQEKLVDGANVTPLAAKTSPKPAAAADTGNSGLVTDSSTPSSGSHAHNASGPGSTVNSTPSGSANGGGSN; encoded by the coding sequence ATGCCCGACGCGCACAATACCCCCACCCACCAGCAGCCCACGGTCACGGACCCCGGTCACCTTTTGCCGGCACACGCAACGGAAGATACTCCGCGCCACGGTGGCAGCGGGCGTCTCTGGATTGTGCTGCTGATTATTCTGCTCGTCATCGGCGTTATCTTCTGGCGCATTCACTCCAATAACGCTGCTACTAAGAAGGAAGCTGCCAAGGCGGAAGCTGCTGCGAATCGCCCGACCCCCGTACAGACCGTGCCGGTGCAGTTCAAGACCGTGCCTGTCTTCCTGAGCGCGCTGGGAACGGTAACGGCCTACAACACTGTCACCCTGAACTCGCGCGTCGATGGTCAGTTGCTGCAGGTGAACTTCCGCGAAGGGCAGACCGTGAAGAAGGGGCAGTTGCTGTTGCAGATCGACCCCCGTCCCTACCAGGCGACGCTGGATCAGGCGATCGGCACCCTGGCCAAGGACGAAGCGAACCTGAAGTACGCGCAGGCAGAGGCCCAGCGGTACTCGGCGCTCTATCAGGCTGGTGTCGTCTCCAAGGAGTCGCAGCAGACGCAGGTCTCCACCGCTGGACAGGCGGAAGGCACGGTGAAGGCGGACCGCGCAGCTATCGAGTCGGCCCGCGTAAACCTTGGTTACACGCGCATCTACTCGCCGATCGACGGTGTGGTTGGTCTGCGCCAGGTAGATCCCGGCAACCTTGTCCTGGCCAGCAGCACGACCGGCCTTGTGGTCATCACGCAGATCCACCCGATCGCCGTTGTCTTCACCCTGCCGGAAGATCAGCTCTCGCTGGTGCAGAAGGCGATGAAGGGCGGCAACAAGCTGGTCGTCGAAGCGTATGACCGCGCTGACTCCCACAAGATCGCCGCCGGCACGCTGCTGACGATCGACAACCAGATTGACACCACCACGGGCACGGCCAAGTTGAAGGCAATCTTTGACAACAAGGACAGCGAACTCTTCGCCAACCAGTTCGTCAACGTTCGCCTGATTCTGAACGAGCGCCAGAACGCGACCGTGATTCCGACTGCGGCTATCGAGAGCGGTACGAAGGGCGATTACATCTTCGTGGTGAACTCCGGCCCGACGCCTCAGGACAAGCTGCAGAACCAGCCCTCAGCCAGTGCGGCGAAGGCTGCAGGCACGACCGAAACGGCTAAGGACGACGGCGCTGCCAAGTACCACGCGGATCAGGTTCTGGTGCACGTGGACTTCGTCATCGGCACGCAGTCGATCCTGTCCAGCGGAGTTCTTCAGCAGGGCCAGCAGGTTGTGATCGACGGCCAGGAGAAGCTGGTTGACGGCGCGAATGTCACCCCTCTCGCTGCCAAGACCTCGCCGAAGCCGGCAGCGGCTGCCGATACGGGGAACAGCGGTCTCGTTACCGACTCATCGACACCCTCGAGCGGGAGCCATGCGCATAACGCGTCTGGCCCCGGCTCGACCGTCAACTCAACGCCCAGCGGTAGCGCAAACGGCGGAGGATCGAACTAG